A stretch of Fusarium poae strain DAOMC 252244 chromosome 2, whole genome shotgun sequence DNA encodes these proteins:
- a CDS encoding hypothetical protein (BUSCO:7951at5125), which yields MPTAVAHSHRPTTKVTHKSFKSRAASKHELRDRAKGRVSNEKGNRKTPHQQVMSKFDRRNQAKQARLNKHKEQVKDTLVFAGKDGAPRHVALIPLCAGTDLNATIKHLNNSVDIEDNAEGGNYRVSVDRFKQKLQYIPIERDLNACLDAARVADFVIVVLSASVEVDELGELILRSVESQGMSTLFTIVEGLDKVEPAKQRQSVLGSLRSFITHFHPEQEKLYSIENRQECANLMRSLCNTTPKGIRWRDERSWMLAEDIKFAYSESEPTVITGIVRGKGLKADRLVQVGDWGTFQIEKIESAPLPKQIKKRGEEMTIDPEEAGKVLDEATADRDELVELAPEEVMMDADDAEMEASASEQKGVLLDDHHYFTDEEEEARKIKKRVPKGTSNYQSAWYLEDVSDSESDMEDYEMPDEDAEQARPEDGIEGYAPAPGTEGAPSEYPQSEMMIEPDEEEDLKQLKQYREGKRTEEQDDMEFPDEIELHPGVLARERLARYRGLKSLRTSVWKESEDRAHEPEEWRRLLQVPNYQSSKSQVTREALVGGVEPGTRVHIYIKGVSPIQEKTYDPKKPLTLFSLLRHENKKTAVNYLFNLSSDFTKSIKAKEELIVQCGPRRMVIKPLYSQPGQTPNDVHKYCRFIHPGQSAIATFMGPLTWGAVPVLFFKRTTAEDVDKNEEEDGPHIGMSLIGTGTAIPPSTSRVIAKRIILTGHPYHINKRIVTIRYMFFNREDVEWFKALPLWTRRGRSGFMKEPLGTHGYFKATFDGRINPQDSIGVSLYKRVWPRNAVPVEGPLLDFATSKIQEDGDMMMDDQA from the exons ATGCCTACCGCAGTGGCTCATTCCCACAGGCCGACCACAAAGGTCACACACAAGTCCTTCAAGTCAAGGGCTGCCTCCAAACATGAGTTGAGAGATCGCGCGAAGG GTAGAGTTTCCAACGAAAAGGGAAACCGAAAGACTCCTCACCAACAAGTCATGTCTAAATTCGACCGACGCAACCAGGCTAAGCAGGCTCGTTTGAATAAGCACAAGGAACAAGTCAAGGATACTCTGGTTTTCGCTGGAAAGGATGGCGCTCCTCGACATGTCGCTCTTATTCCTCTTTGCGCTGGCACCGATCTCAACGCCACGATCAAGCACCTGAACAACAGTGTCGATATCGAAGACAACGCTGAAGGCGGTAACTACCGAGTGTCGGTCGATCGATTCAAGCAAAAGCTTCAGTACATTCCTATCGAGCGAGATTTGAACGCCTGTCTTGATGCCGCCCGTGTGGCCGATTTCGTTATTGTCGTCCTATCTGCCAgtgtcgaggttgatgaaCTTGGAGAGTTGATCTTGCGCAGTGTCGAGAGCCAGGGCATGTCCACTCTCTTCACTATTGTTGAGGGACTTGACAAGGTCGAGCCCGCGAAGCAGCGACAGAGTGTTCTGGGATCTCTCAGATCTTTCATCACTCACTTCCACCCTGAGCAGGAGAAGCTCTACAGCATCGAGAACCGACAGGAATGCGCCAACCTCATGCGATCATTATGCAACACAACACCCAAGGGTATCCGATGGAGAGACGAGAGGAGTTGGATGCTTGCCGAGGATATCAAGTTCGCATACTCCGAATCCGAGCCCACAGTTATCACCGGTATCGTTCGTGGAAAGGGTCTCAAGGCCGACCGTCTCGTCCAGGTTGGCGATTGGGGAACTTTCCAGATTGAGAAGATCGAGTCTGCTCCTCTGCCTAAGCAGATCAAGAAGAGGGGTGAGGAAATGACCATTGATCCTGAAGAGGCTGGCAAGGTTCTGGACGAGGCCACTGCGGACCGTGACGAGTTGGTGGAGTTGGCCCCTGAGGAGGTCATGATGGACGCTGATGACGCTGAGATGGAGGCTAGTGCCAGCGAGCAGAAGGGTGTTCTCCTCGACGACCACCACTACTTCAcagacgaagaggaggaagcgaGAAAGATTAAGAAGCGAGTGCCCAAGGGTACCTCCAATTACCAGTCCGCCTGGTATTTGGAGGACGTCTCTGACTCCGAGTCCGACATGGAGGATTACGAGATGCCGGATGAGGATGCTGAACAAGCCCGTCCTGAGGATGGTATTGAGGGTTACGCCCCTGCGCCAGGCACAGAGGGTGCTCCTTCAGAATATCCCCAGTCGGAGATGATGATTGAGCcagatgaggaggaagaccTTAAGCAGCTCAAACAATATCGTGAAGGCAAGCGAACCGAGGAGCAGGACGATATGGAGTTTCCTGACGAGATTGAATTGCACCCTGGTGTTCTGGCCCGCGAGCGTCTGGCTCGTTACCGTGGTCTCAAGAGTCTGCGAACAAGTGTGTGGAAGGAGTCTGAGGATCGTGCACATGAGCCTGAGGAGTGGAGGCGTCTTCTCCAAGTTCCCAACTACCAATCTTCCAAGTCACAAGTCACAAGAGAGGCCTTGGTCGGTGGAGTTGAGCCTGGAACCCGGGTTCACATCTACATCAAGGGCGTCTCTCCCATCCAGGAGAAGACCTACGACCCCAAGAAGCCATTgactctcttctctcttctGCGACACGAGAACAAGAAGACTGCTGTCAACTATCTGTTCAACCTTAGCTCCGACTTTACCAAGTccatcaaggccaaggaggagcTCATCGTCCAGTGTGGACCTCGCCGTATGGTGATCAAGCCCTTATACTCCCAGCCTGGACAGACACCAAACGATGTCCACAAGTACTGCCGATTCATCCACCCTGGACAATCAGCTATTGCGACTTTCATGGGTCCTCTAACATGGGGTGCCGTGCCTGTACTATTCTTCAAGCGAACTACCGCCGAGGATGTTGATAAgaacgaggaggaagatggccCTCACATTGGCATGTCTCTCATCGGCACAGGAACTGCCATACCACCCTCAACATCTCGCGTCATCGCAAAGCGTATCATCCTTACTGGTCACCCCTACCATATCAACAAGAGAATTGTCACCATCCGATACATGTTCTTCAACAGAGAAGACGTCGAGTGGTTCAAGGCCCTACCATTGTGGACCAGGCGAGGACGCAGCGGTTTCATGAAGGAGCCTCTTGGTACACATGGTTACTTCAAGGCTACATTCGATGGACGCATCAACCCTCAAGACTCTATTGGTGTCAGTTTGTACAAGCGGGTGTGGCCACGAAACGCTGTTCCTGTGGAGGGACCGCTACTGGATTTTGCTACTAGCAAGATACAGGAGGATGGCGATATGATGATGGATGACCAGGCATAG
- a CDS encoding hypothetical protein (TransMembrane:1 (i45-69o)~CAZy:GT64): MLKPSVSFMEKAQPLRRRVAEKVEWVKAHAPELVKSRAFRKTTTIIAAFTLAVSLIFLTGKYTNAGWFIPKVIQKIGRYPTCESKGVNGTREIWDVSRHKYENLRDDKFTIAMQTYQRPKELEETLSIILSEEVPSLLEIVIVWNDLENYPPQDFVSKYGVPVRYRKSKRNSLNEKLWPDPEYKTQAILLSDDDVYYRPNDLEFVFQTWRKFGRNRMVGALARCTPVDTFGYHHYTFCSSKKGQDDYNMVLTNLAFSHISFLDYYSSNDTVMTQIREYVDEGFNCEDLALNYVHGLLTGEGPLLINGHEKYYNFVPKVGISMKKGHIEARSACLNYFSKLFGCHPLVDETGYIQRGVLVM; the protein is encoded by the exons ATGTTGAAGCCTTCAGTCTCCTTCATGGAGAAAGCGCAGCCCCTCAGGAGGAGGGTTGCGGAAAAGGTCGAGTGGGTGAAGGCTCATGCACCAGAGCTTGTCAAGTCGCGAGCTTTTCGAAAGACAACGACTATTATTGCTGCGTTTACCTTGGCTGTGTCGCTCATCTTTCTTACGGGAAAGTACACCAACGCTGGCTGGTTCATACCAAAGGTTATCCAAAAGATTGGACGGTATCCGACGTGTGAGAGTAAGGGTGTCAATGGAACAAGAGAGATTTGGGATGTGTCGAGACACAAATACGAAAACCTGCGCGATGACAAGTTTAC CATCGCCATGCAAACATACCAACGCCCAAAGGAACTTGAAGAGACTCTCAGCATCATCCTAAGCGAGGAGGTACCTTCACTTCTCGAGATAGTCATCGTCTGGAACGACCTCGAAAACTACCCTCCGCAAGATTTCGTTTCCAAGTACGGCGTCCCTGTTCGATACCGAAAGTCGAAGCGCAACAGTCTCAACGAAAAGCTCTGGCCTGATCCCGAGTACAAGACACAGGCGATCCTACTCTCAGACGATGACGTGTACTACCGCCCCAACGATCTCGAGTTTGTCTTTCAGACATGGCGCAAGTTCGGCAGGAATCGAATGGTTGGCGCTCTCGCTCGATGTACACCCGTGGACACGTTTGGATACCATCATTATACCTTTTGTTCCAGTAAGAAGGGCCAGGATGACTATAATATGGTTCTGACGAATCTTGCCTTTTCGCATATCTCGTTCCTCGACTATTACTCATCCAACGATACTGTCATGACGCAAATCAGGGAATATGTTGATGAGGGCTTCAATTGCGAGGATCTTGCGCTGAACTATGTCCACGGACTACTCACTGGCGAGGGACCTCTTCTCATTAATGGACACGAAAAGTATTACAACTTTGTTCCCAAAGTGGGAATTAGCATGAAGAAGGGCCATATTGAGGCGCGAAGCGCTTGTCTCAATTACTTTTCCAAACTGTTTGGATGTCACCCCTTGGTTGACGAGACAGGATACATCCAACGTGGTGTTCTAGTGATGTGA
- a CDS encoding hypothetical protein (BUSCO:14389at5125) → MEVDRVDTTTSKVRDNGALAVEGARTELVPRSERERARRIREAHKAYGRGKKVNLKAIKDKKLRSNMKRLESKYEDATLKAKDAEILLENTSGFLEAEDELERTYKVRQDDITSGVAVGTAQKRFELTLDQLGPYQFDYSRNGRDLLLGGRKGHVATMDWREGKLGCELQLNETIRDVKWLHNNQYFAVAQKKYVYIYDHNGVELHTLRKHQEVSHMEFLPYHYLLATIGSVGFLKYQDTSTGQLVAEIPTRLGQPCALKQNPWNAVLHVGHQNGTVTLWSPNSSDPLVKLLAHRGPVRDLAVDREGRYMVSTGQDQKMAVWDLRMLREVNSYFTRQPASSVAISDTGLTAIGWGTQTTIWKGLFDKNAPVQEKVQSPYMAWGGEGKRIERVRWCPFEDVLGIGHDSGFSSIIVPGAGEANYDALEVNPFETAKQRQESEVKGLLNKLQPDMIALDPNYIGTLDLRSEKQRRAEKDLDAPAADIAEEIRKRARGKNGALKKYLRKQRKKNIIDEKRMHVDEIWNEQQAKKNKKELEAEADLGPALSRFAKKE, encoded by the exons ATGGAGGTCGACAGAGTTGATACGACCACTTCCAAAGTGCGCGACAATGGCGCACTTGCCGTTGAAGGCGCCCGAACAGAACTCGTTCCTCGCAGTGAGCGAGAACGTGCTCGTCGAATTCGAGAAGCCCACAAGGCCTACGGTCGAGGCAAGAAGGTCAATCTCAAGGCgatcaaggacaagaagcttCGAAGCAACATGAAGCGCCTCGAGAGCAAGTACGAAGATGCCAcactcaaggccaaggatgCAGAAATTCTGCTCGAGAACACGTCGGGTTTTCTCGAGGCCGAGGACGAGCTCGAACGAACATACAAGGTCCGACAAGACGATATTACCTCTGGTGTAGCGGTGGGCACTGCGCAGAAGCGATTCGAACTTACTCTGGATCAACTAGGACCCTATCAGTTTGATTACTCGAGGAATGGGCGGGACCTGTTGCTCGGTGGTCGAAAGGGACATGTTGCGACAATGGATTGGCGAGAAGGCAAGCTTGGATGTGAGCTGCAGTTGAACGAGACGATTCGGGACGTGAAGTGGCTACACAACAACCAGTACTTTGCGGTTGCTCAGAAGAAGTACGTCTACATCTACGATCACAATGGCGTGGAACTGCATACCTTGAGGAAACACCAGGAGGTGTCTCACATGGAGTTTCTGCCATACCACTACCTCTTAGCAACAATC GGCTCTGTCGGTTTCCTCAAATATCAGGATACATCAACTGGTCAATTAGTCGCCGAGATTCCTACCCGATTAGGCCAACCTTGCGCCCTCAAACAAAATCCCTGGAACGCCGTTCTACACGTTGGCCACCAGAACGGAACAGTCACGCTATGGTCACCCAACTCATCAGACCCTCTCGTCAAGCTGCTAGCACACCGAGGACCCGTTCGAGATCTGGCCGTCGACCGTGAAGGTCGATACATGGTCTCAACAGGCCAAGATCAGAAGATGGCAGTTTGGGATCTCAGGATGTTGCGCGAAGTCAACAGTTACTTCACACGTCAACCAGCTTCTTCAGTGGCAATCTCCGATACAGGCTTGACAGCTATTGGCTGGGGTACTCAAACAACTATCTGGAAGGGTCTCTTCGATAAGAACGCCCCTGTCCAAGAAAAGGTTCAGAGCCCTTATATGGCCTGGGGTGGTGAGGGCAAGCGCATCGAGCGCGTACGATGGTGTCCCTTTGAAGATGTTCTCGGTATTGGTCACGACTCTGGCTTCTCTTCCATTATCGTTCCTGGTGCTGGTGAGGCCAACTACGACGCTCTGGAAGTTAACCCATTCGAGACTGCCAAGCAACGACAAGAATCCGAAGTCAAGGGCCTGCTCAACAAGCTACAGCCCGACATGATTGCCCTCGACCCCAACTACATCGGAACCCTGGACTTGCGATCCGAGAAGCAGCGTCGTGCCGAGAAGGACCTCGACGCTCCTGCTGCAGACATCGCCGAGGAGATCCGCAAGCGAGCAAGAGGCAAGAATGGTGCGCTCAAGAAGTACCTGCGCAAGCAGCGAAAGAAGAACATTATCGACGAGAAGAGAATGCACGTGGACGAAATTTGGAACGAGCagcaggccaagaagaacaagaaggagcTCGAGGCCGAGGCGGATCTGGGACCGGCGTTGTCAAGGTTTGCCAAAAAGGAGTAA
- a CDS encoding hypothetical protein (TransMembrane:1 (o6-29i)~BUSCO:51631at5125), whose amino-acid sequence MNQGEQTGVIISTAVVALLTGYAFGIYTIRGYLISPSLVEERRRALHDPVESDESDVDEDDTVLDHAPNWANGPDADRKQGLKAAEEKKEPVVKDNGEECKLVLVVRTDLGMTKGKIAAQCSHATLACYKSLVRAPANSPQAQILKRWERLGQAKIAVQVKSQDEILELRRKARSLGLTAEVIQDAGRTQIEAGSMTVLGVGPAPRSLVDQVTGGLKLL is encoded by the exons ATGAATCAAGGCGAGCAAACAGGAGTAATCATCTCCACGGCCGTCGTGGCCCTTCTCACAGGCTACGCTTTCGGTATCTATACCATCCGTGGTTACCTAATCTCGCCTTCCCTAGTCGAAGAGCGTCGGCGCGCCCTGCACGATCCTGTCGAGAGTGACGAGAGCGACGTCGACGAAGACGATACTGTGCTCGACCATGCACCCAACTGGGCCAACGGCCCTGACGCCGATCGCAAGCAGGGCTTGAAGGCtgccgaggagaagaaggagcctGTTGTTAAGGATAACGGCGAGGAGTGCAagcttgttcttgttgtgCGAACAGATCTCGGCATGACAAAGG GTAAAATCGCTGCTCAATGCTCCCACGCTACCCTCGCCTGCTACAAGTCCCTCGTCCGCGCCCCCGCCAACTCTCCCCAAGCCCAGATCCTCAAGCGATGGGAGCGTCTCGGTCAAGCCAAGATTGCTGTTCAAGTCAAGAGCCAGGACGAAATTCTTGAGCTTCGACGCAAGGCCCGCTCTCTGGGTTTGACTGCCGAGGTGATCCAGGATGCTGGCCGAACACAGATCGAGGCAGGTAGCATGACGGTGCTGGGCGTTGGACCTGCTCCTCGCAGCCTTGTCGACCAAGTCACTGGTGGACTGAAGCTGCTCTAA